One Portunus trituberculatus isolate SZX2019 chromosome 43, ASM1759143v1, whole genome shotgun sequence DNA segment encodes these proteins:
- the LOC123517956 gene encoding cyclic AMP-dependent transcription factor ATF-6 alpha-like isoform X6 codes for MLPSGNASSSSSSSSSSLSSFPSTRSSSIKCEVTDDLTAEDLARALYPNMVATPGVEMNEVDRESTVKEEPASPQHMLQLPPSPDETRDIWDLLCGSDVKPSIKVLDTPPVTPPQSEVSPPHSPQPSSPVAMIMGQANQNQLQQQQQQQKPLMNGSGNVGNHLSQPIKVVTITTRNGGSGPGPTKGGRVTKTMKIQPKVVSPSSAQTPQPQVISIVNSSSVPKLTLPKTAVTRTISGGNTRIVQVKAPPPANQPPPSTTPTPSPLSSILPPQVSTPATVGTPAPAAPLAPLAPALTPGLKLCSIPDLKAFKRQQRMIKNRESASLSRKKKKEYLNSLELKFADLEGENKRLKEENLRLLQRVATLETECDSLRRSVGRASNRKTTTALFALIFLFSLNLGPLSSILLGGKSKLDSLKGILPGSDELRVPTSFSQRSLLWTREETADNDSGSSHLAANTSHTCPMYINATESLRLETELRDWFEHKFRPSKTDRKKDDTTTANAGTSSKAKIIRKHLAGRLGGALHGVTTRKDRESTVNEVWNALAPPHPPPAHLYHYIHPEALQVDTQARSEEQRAVLASAPRLSSFLEAIQRRDDTYYVVSFSPDHLLVPATARNDSARPRMSLLMPTPRPMNESLAPPRNHVALMQIDCEVMHTRLVHVAEEFIPPHLRAGGSNASHPAPQAPPEAPQSSQAEPKRRPKSRPFLPNTGQPSQ; via the exons ATGTTGCCCTCTGGGAatgcctcgtcttcctcttcttcctcttcctcttccctctcttcattcccCTCCACTAGGTCATCCTCCATCAAGTGTGAAG TTACAGATGACTTGACGGCAGAAGATCTGGCACGTGCCCTCTACCCAAACATGGTGGCCACCCCTGGAgtagaaatgaatgaagtggACAGAGAAAGCACG GTGAAGGAGGAGCCAGCGTCTCCACAACACATGTTGCAACTGCCGCCTTCTCCTGATGAGACGCGAGATATCTGGGACCTGTTGTGTGGAAGTGATGTCAAGCCCAGCATCAAA GTGCTGGACACTCCCCCTGTTACACCCCCTCAGAGTGAGGTCTCTCCACCACACAGCCCTCAGCCTTCCTCTCCAGTTGCCATGATAATGGGACAGGCCAACCAAAATCAGcttcagcaacaacagcaacaacaaaagccCTTGATGAATGGCAGTGGTAATGTTGGCAACCACCTTTCTCAGCCCATAAAAGTTGTCACCATCACAACACGTAATG GAGGATCTGGTCCAGGTCCCACCAAGGGTGGCCGTGTTACCAAAACTATGAAGATACAACCCAAGGTAGTCAGTCCATCTTCTGCTCAGACACCCCAACCACAGGTCATCAGCATTGTAAACTCATCATCTGTGCCTAAGCTGACCTTGCCCAAGACAG CTGTGACCCGAACTATTTCTGGAGGCAACACCAGGATAGTGCAGGTCAAAGCTCCTCCACCTGCCAACCAGCCTCCTCCAAGCACCACCCCCACCCCTagccctctttcctccattcttccacctCAG GTCAGCACCCCAGCAACAGTAGGAACACCAGCACCTGCAGCCCCACTTGCACCTTTAGCACCAGCTCTCACTCCTGGCTTGAAGCTATGCAGCATACCTGAT CTAAAAGCCTTCAAGCGGCAGCAAAGAATGATCAAGAACCGAGAATCAGCAAGTCTGTcccgcaaaaagaaaaaagaatacctAAACTCCCTTGAATTGAAGTTTGCTGATCTTGAGGGTGAGAACAAAAGGCTGAAAGAG GAAAACCTTCGCCTGCTGCAACGAGTTGCCActctagagacagagtgtgATTCATTGCGCCGCTCAGTTGGCCGTGCCTCCAATCGGAAGACAACCACTGCACTTTTtgctctcatctttctcttttccttaaatCTTGGACCCCTTTC GAGCATCCTACTTGGTGGAAAATCCAAGCTGGACTCCCTTAAGGGCATCCTGCCAGGAAGTGATGAATTGAGAGTCCCAACTAGCTTCTCCCAGCGGTCTCTCTTGTGGACAAGGGAGGAGACAGCAGATAATGATAGTGGATCATCCCACTTAGCTGCAAATACGTCCCATACCTGCCCTATGTACATTAATGCTACTGAGAgtctaag ATTGGAAacagagttaagagactggttCGAGCACAAGTTCAGACCTTCAAAGACTGATCGCAAGAAAGATGATACCACAACTGCTAATGCTGGTACCTCATCCAAAGCCAAGATAATCAGGAAACATCTGGCAGGGCGTTTAGGAGGAGCCCTGCATGGAGTTACAacaagaaaggatagagagtcaACTGTAAATGAAGTGTGGAATGCTTTGGCACCCCCTCATCCACCTCCAGCACACCTTTATCATTACATCCATcctgaggcgctgcaagttgataCCCAAGCAAG GTCAGAGGAGCAGCGTGCTGTGTTGGCTTCTGCACCACGGCTGTCATCATTCTTAGAGGCAATTCAGCGTCGTGATGACACCTATTATGTGGTCTCCTTTTCCCCGGACCATCTCCTCGTGCCTGCCACAGCACGAAATGATTCAGCACGGCCTCGTATGTCGCTTTTGATGCCAACGCCACGCCCAATGAACGAATCCCTGGCACCTCCAAGGAATCATGTGGCCCTGATGCAGATTGATTGTGAAGTAATGCATACACGCCTTGTTCATGTAGCTGAGGAGTTCATCCCTCCACATCTTCGTGCTGGAGGCAGTAATGCCTCCCATCCAGCACCACAAGCTCCTCCTGAGGCCCCACAATCTAGCCAAGCAGAGCCTAAGCGACGGCCCAAATCCAGGCCATTCTTGCCCAATACTGGTCAGCCAAGCCAGTAG
- the LOC123517956 gene encoding cyclic AMP-dependent transcription factor ATF-6 alpha-like isoform X2 has translation MYVKNEPDCDFDITMEMMTDMETNLLREELFGNHCIASEPTKPPSTQHTVCMPASSAPPNLADAFSRELFSELDTMDFSQDVSESSSDDDLIHKLSNDLELPLALDDLEPVPPWPCQPGEVFQMLPSGNASSSSSSSSSSLSSFPSTRSSSIKCEDDLTAEDLARALYPNMVATPGVEMNEVDRESTVKEEPASPQHMLQLPPSPDETRDIWDLLCGSDVKPSIKVLDTPPVTPPQSEVSPPHSPQPSSPVAMIMGQANQNQLQQQQQQQKPLMNGSGNVGNHLSQPIKVVTITTRNGGSGPGPTKGGRVTKTMKIQPKVVSPSSAQTPQPQVISIVNSSSVPKLTLPKTAVTRTISGGNTRIVQVKAPPPANQPPPSTTPTPSPLSSILPPQVSTPATVGTPAPAAPLAPLAPALTPGLKLCSIPDLKAFKRQQRMIKNRESASLSRKKKKEYLNSLELKFADLEGENKRLKEENLRLLQRVATLETECDSLRRSVGRASNRKTTTALFALIFLFSLNLGPLSSILLGGKSKLDSLKGILPGSDELRVPTSFSQRSLLWTREETADNDSGSSHLAANTSHTCPMYINATESLRLETELRDWFEHKFRPSKTDRKKDDTTTANAGTSSKAKIIRKHLAGRLGGALHGVTTRKDRESTVNEVWNALAPPHPPPAHLYHYIHPEALQVDTQARSEEQRAVLASAPRLSSFLEAIQRRDDTYYVVSFSPDHLLVPATARNDSARPRMSLLMPTPRPMNESLAPPRNHVALMQIDCEVMHTRLVHVAEEFIPPHLRAGGSNASHPAPQAPPEAPQSSQAEPKRRPKSRPFLPNTGQPSQ, from the exons ATGTACGTCAAAAACGAGCCAGATTGTGACTTTGACATAACCATGGAGATGATGACAGATATGGAGACGAACCTGCTGCGGGAGGAACTGTTTGGTAACCACTGCATCGCGTCGG AGCCCACTAAGCCTCCATCGACACAACACACCGTCTGCATGCCAGCCAGCTCTGCTCCTCCTAATCTAGCTGACGCATTCTCTCGAGAACTATTTTCAGAGCTGGACACAATGGATTTTTCTCaag ATGTGTCAGAATCTAGCAGTGATGATGATCTCATCCACAAACTCTCCAATGACCTTGAG CTCCCCTTGGCCCTGGATGACCTTGAACCAGTACCTCCTTGGCCGTGCCAGCCTGGAGAGGTCTTCCAGATGTTGCCCTCTGGGAatgcctcgtcttcctcttcttcctcttcctcttccctctcttcattcccCTCCACTAGGTCATCCTCCATCAAGTGTGAAG ATGACTTGACGGCAGAAGATCTGGCACGTGCCCTCTACCCAAACATGGTGGCCACCCCTGGAgtagaaatgaatgaagtggACAGAGAAAGCACG GTGAAGGAGGAGCCAGCGTCTCCACAACACATGTTGCAACTGCCGCCTTCTCCTGATGAGACGCGAGATATCTGGGACCTGTTGTGTGGAAGTGATGTCAAGCCCAGCATCAAA GTGCTGGACACTCCCCCTGTTACACCCCCTCAGAGTGAGGTCTCTCCACCACACAGCCCTCAGCCTTCCTCTCCAGTTGCCATGATAATGGGACAGGCCAACCAAAATCAGcttcagcaacaacagcaacaacaaaagccCTTGATGAATGGCAGTGGTAATGTTGGCAACCACCTTTCTCAGCCCATAAAAGTTGTCACCATCACAACACGTAATG GAGGATCTGGTCCAGGTCCCACCAAGGGTGGCCGTGTTACCAAAACTATGAAGATACAACCCAAGGTAGTCAGTCCATCTTCTGCTCAGACACCCCAACCACAGGTCATCAGCATTGTAAACTCATCATCTGTGCCTAAGCTGACCTTGCCCAAGACAG CTGTGACCCGAACTATTTCTGGAGGCAACACCAGGATAGTGCAGGTCAAAGCTCCTCCACCTGCCAACCAGCCTCCTCCAAGCACCACCCCCACCCCTagccctctttcctccattcttccacctCAG GTCAGCACCCCAGCAACAGTAGGAACACCAGCACCTGCAGCCCCACTTGCACCTTTAGCACCAGCTCTCACTCCTGGCTTGAAGCTATGCAGCATACCTGAT CTAAAAGCCTTCAAGCGGCAGCAAAGAATGATCAAGAACCGAGAATCAGCAAGTCTGTcccgcaaaaagaaaaaagaatacctAAACTCCCTTGAATTGAAGTTTGCTGATCTTGAGGGTGAGAACAAAAGGCTGAAAGAG GAAAACCTTCGCCTGCTGCAACGAGTTGCCActctagagacagagtgtgATTCATTGCGCCGCTCAGTTGGCCGTGCCTCCAATCGGAAGACAACCACTGCACTTTTtgctctcatctttctcttttccttaaatCTTGGACCCCTTTC GAGCATCCTACTTGGTGGAAAATCCAAGCTGGACTCCCTTAAGGGCATCCTGCCAGGAAGTGATGAATTGAGAGTCCCAACTAGCTTCTCCCAGCGGTCTCTCTTGTGGACAAGGGAGGAGACAGCAGATAATGATAGTGGATCATCCCACTTAGCTGCAAATACGTCCCATACCTGCCCTATGTACATTAATGCTACTGAGAgtctaag ATTGGAAacagagttaagagactggttCGAGCACAAGTTCAGACCTTCAAAGACTGATCGCAAGAAAGATGATACCACAACTGCTAATGCTGGTACCTCATCCAAAGCCAAGATAATCAGGAAACATCTGGCAGGGCGTTTAGGAGGAGCCCTGCATGGAGTTACAacaagaaaggatagagagtcaACTGTAAATGAAGTGTGGAATGCTTTGGCACCCCCTCATCCACCTCCAGCACACCTTTATCATTACATCCATcctgaggcgctgcaagttgataCCCAAGCAAG GTCAGAGGAGCAGCGTGCTGTGTTGGCTTCTGCACCACGGCTGTCATCATTCTTAGAGGCAATTCAGCGTCGTGATGACACCTATTATGTGGTCTCCTTTTCCCCGGACCATCTCCTCGTGCCTGCCACAGCACGAAATGATTCAGCACGGCCTCGTATGTCGCTTTTGATGCCAACGCCACGCCCAATGAACGAATCCCTGGCACCTCCAAGGAATCATGTGGCCCTGATGCAGATTGATTGTGAAGTAATGCATACACGCCTTGTTCATGTAGCTGAGGAGTTCATCCCTCCACATCTTCGTGCTGGAGGCAGTAATGCCTCCCATCCAGCACCACAAGCTCCTCCTGAGGCCCCACAATCTAGCCAAGCAGAGCCTAAGCGACGGCCCAAATCCAGGCCATTCTTGCCCAATACTGGTCAGCCAAGCCAGTAG